Genomic segment of Euwallacea fornicatus isolate EFF26 chromosome 11, ASM4011564v1, whole genome shotgun sequence:
GTCATGATTGCTTGGAATGGAGTTGAAAGGTTTTGTAGTGTCctcaaatttgtaaattttaacaaaaatgacTATTGTAGATGGAAACAAAATCTCGGGATTTATCGTAAAGATTATGAAGACATTCAAATTGAGAAGTCATGTCCTTTAGGTAAGAGATTAGttgaagatgttgcaaaaGAGAATATTTCATGTAAATGGGTGAGAATTTCTAAGTTAACTAAACCTAGAGTAACCTGAATCAAATGGTTTCTAATGCGATTAAAACACGgctgaattattaaaatatagaatGAGTTTATTAACAACTCTCTAATTACACTAAAGATGGCCCTCTCTCAGTCAACAATTGCCTGGTATCATTATATAAATCAGGAACTTCCTCTTTAGCGCTCAGTTCACTCATTACGTCCAGAATCGCCCTTAACCGGTTCTTCACCTTTTTTATATCATGGTCGTTGGTTTTTGCTGATATTGGCAACACGTCCGTGAATTGTAGGATGTTTTTAGGCCTCATCTCTTCACTATATGAAgatataaaatctaaaaagaaaGCACTAATCAACTTTAACTGAGAACTGGTAATTATCATCAACCTTTGAAGGTGTTAAGTGTGTTTTTTACTTCTTTATAACACTTGTCTGACCCATCGCTGTCCATTTTGTTAACAAGCAATATAGAGGGTTTGCACAATAGGTCCGGGTTGTACATTTCCAATTCCTAGAATAtctctttttaatttatggtaACTAATAAGAGGTTAAGAAAACCTTGGTGAGTAACATGATGGTTTCTAAACAGCTCCTATGAGGATATTGATAGCTTAACTGAAACCCATTAATATCAACAATCATCAGTAATAATTTAGTCCGTtcaatatgttttaaaaactgatgCCCCATCCCTTTATTTGCATAAGCTCCTTCAATTAGCCCTGGCAAATCTGCTATGGAAATTTGCCGATGATCTTCATAGGTTACCATCCCTAAGTGGGGTCTTACTGTAGTGACTAAAAGACAATTGTAAAGCTAAGGGTCGAATCTTATTGAAGAGACGTACAAGCATAACTGGCTACTTTAGGTTTTGCATCAGATATGGCTCTTAGCAAGGTGCTTTTGCCAGCATTGGGAAAACCTACAAGGCCAATATCAGCAAGCAGTTTGAGGTCTAATTTGACAGGATAAGATTGGCCTCTTGTGCCAAGAAAACCATTTTTGGGATGGCCTCCAGTGCCCCCTTTAGCTATTATCAAGCGCTCCCCTTCAGAATTTAGCTCTCCTAGtagaattaattatatatgGCTTCCAGTCTCCAATACATTATGCATGAACTTGCCTAATTTTTTGCCGTAATCCGTTATCACAGAGATACCTACAGGGACTTCAAAAACTCGGTCTTGACCGGGCGGtcccaaaataaaattatgagaaGCACTTTTTCCTGGCTCAGCTAGGTATTTCTTAGATCTATTAGCTCGAAAGACAGTTTCAAGAGTGACTGCTTCTTTGGCTTCTATTATCACATCCCCACCTTTCCCGCCCACACCTCCGAATCTGAGGTTTTATCCCAAACACTGTAGAATGGGCTAGATGaaggtaatttatttcaaacttaCTTGGGAAGACCATTTCCTCCAGGCCCTCCTGACACCAGTATTCGGAGAGAATCCCTGAAACCTTGTTTGAGATAATTTCGCAATGGTTTTTTGACCTTGTTGAATAGATTTTCGGTTAATTGGACCATGTTAAGTGCCTTAATAACATTAAGTTTTCGGCAAAGAAAGGTTTATTGGTGTTTTTGCATATAAAGGTGATACATTTTTGGTTATGTTTCTCTTTGACAGCAGCGACCTCTCTTGACGCCTGGAGCTATCCGTGCCTCATTTGTTTTGATCACGTGGTATTATGTGTATGAGATTTTGTCTgttcttttctaatttatagGGAAAAAGGAGTATAGGGGTATATTGTTTTAAGATTTGATTTGGTGTTAGTTGGAAACAAATGAGCGGAGCTGTCAAAGTAGCGTCCTTTTCAATGTTCCTTCCCGCGTTTCTATGTTAGTTAAGTTTCCGTAGTTTCTAATTTCCGTTAAAATTTTGggatactttaaaaaaatcgttaattttgTGTGCCGTGATTGCTGCAGACCGACACGTTTTCCTTGGCTTATAATTTCGCAACTACGAGAACTTTGCAGGTCAGTGAATCCCAGCGAAACTTTTTTGTCGACTCCTTTGCATTCCTGATTCGCCATGCATTACTGTTCTTAGCGTATATTCAAAATAGTAGAGGGTTTTCATGCCTTATAGCAGTATGTGTCATAAAAACCCAGTTAAACTACGCTCCCTTGATGGTCTCAATGTTATGTCTTCCTCTTAAGGGGCACTAAAGCTTTCGCTCATTTTGGACGCGGCATTTTCTCGCGAACTGCTAAACAACATGGACGCAGCCAGAGTTTAATGAAACAGCGAAAAGCCAATTTTTCTGAAACTTTATTCGTTAACAAAGGCTGAGGTCAATTTTACTCCACTCTGTCTATCGAgccaaaaaaaagaaattaaccaATAGGGAATTTCTATAGCGCCTTAATTACCTATCTCTATATACAAAAGTCTTCGTGATAacattatataaataaattactattatttatttcctaaCTGAGAAACCGTCCCCGGTTGGGTCCAAGATCCAGGGGTAATTATTGGGGCACTCCATACAAGTGAACAAACGAAGGGTTTCCCCAGGTAGTTCCCTAGTATTCAAAGCACAGGAGTTGGGCAATGAGCAGTAGGGCTGGCCCTTAATATCACACTTTTCTTTCCACTCTTGGAAATCCCTTAATCCATTCAGTTCTGTGGGATTTTGCATCCACTGAATGACCTGCAGGTTGGTCACAAAGTACACATCATTCCTGGCCAGCATTTCTTCGATGAACTTGATCAGCTCCTCCTTGAATTCCTTTTTGCTCTTGAGCCAAGACGCATGGAAATGGAGTCCCAGTGGTGCTCGGTTGCTGTTAAAGTGACGGTTGAAATTGTGTCTCAAAAGCCTGGCGAATTGGTCTCCAGTCTGGATGTTAGAGCAGGAATCCACCATGTGACAACCAGGGAGGGATTCATCAAATGTGGGATCATCCCTTCTGTCCAATTCATTCATGACGATTTCCCATACTGGGTGAGTCCTTGAGGGGCAGTTGTGGGCGTTGCCATTGCACTTATGGGGCATTCTGAAGTATAGAGTGTAAGGCCAGATGGGGACCCGGCCTAAAGATGCGGTGATGGAGGAGTCATAGACGAAGAATTGGTCGGCCATCATTTCGAATTGAGTGTTGCCGCCTACTCTCAAATAAGGGGCACGCACCCCGATAACTGAGCCATCGGTGACATTGGCAAATCGCTCGATAATCAATCGGGCTCCGGCCATCTCGGCCAGCCAGTCGTCGTAGGACCCTGAAGACCAGTAGTTGGGGTCCTCTTTGTGAGTCAGCGAGAAGACTGCAATTTCATGCCCCTTTCTGTGCAATTCTTGCACGGCCGAGTAGTTGGTGTACTTGTGCGACACAAAAAAGCTGCCTCTGATTTGGCAGCCATTGGGGTTGGCGCGTTGTCCGTTGAAGATTTCATCATACAGATCGATGTTGTCTACGTTGACGGCCCCGTTGAAGGTGATCGTGATCATTTGAGGTACGTTGGCCGGCTCCAGAGCCCCGGGAATCCTAGTGCCGTCAGCCGAGCAGTAGCAGTCGGGCAAGGAGCACTGGGTGGGGTCGCAGTCGGGGGCCCTGTTGGGGTCATCGTCCACAGCTGCAATATTACTTATGGTACTTTGACGCTGGAAAATTTGTATGGGAACATACAGCAGGCGTTCTCATCAGACTCGTCTTTGCAGTCGGGCTTGCCGTTGCAGAACATCTCCTTGGCGAGGCACTCTCCATCGCCGCAGGCGAGTTTCCCATCGGGGCATATGGGTTCGTCAGTCTTTAGACGGGGCTTTATCTTGCGGGGCTCTAAAAAGTTCAACTCGAAAATAGCGATTTGCCTATAATTGCGGATATGTACAGGTGGTGGTCATGCAGCAGCTGtctgtatacagggtgctctGTATTTGCTATAGCGATTGGCGTTTATTCATACACACATTGTGTACATCTATGTACATTTTTACAAGGCGCTATTCTCTGAATAGAAAGTAGACGTGTTTGAAATAGAACTAAGTAACAGTGAAAGTAAGATTGTTATTTGGTTACACAcgtattttgaaatgtttgtaCGGTGGTTGACTGAGACTGAGAGTAGAGCGCATGCGCGCACGCATGCCCCAATGTCAGTTATGTGGCCGCCTGAGTGAAAAATCATTAGTCACACAGAATTCAGAAAAGTAGGAGAAGAGAGGAACGATTTTTACACGAAAATAAGAACGAGGATAAGAATAGACAATAGCGGTGCTTGAGCGGGATTAATGGTTGAGCAAGCAAGTAAGCGGTCATTAAGGTTCATGCATGCAAGATTCGTtgttaaaatgattaaatatcGTGAATACCTCCTCGGAAGCTGCATagtaattaacaaagaaatctATGGGTTAGTCGGTCTTTAGTAGCGCAAAATCTACTTTCTACTGAGCGTTCGTCGTAAACCTGGTTTCTGCCGACTGTCGGGTCccaactttaaattttgccaaaaccTTTTGTGtgaacccaaaaaaaaatcgaataaaagAAGCGTCATGGGTTGGTTCCCACCCTCAAAACCTTCACCGTCTCACTGTGCGCGGGCGCATCAGTGCGACGACTTACTTTCCAGTTTGTTACAATTCGTGACCTTGCCCTTCCAGTCGCACGTTTGTTTATCGATGTCAAACGCCAATCCGCTGGGGCAGGTGATTTGTTTTAAACCGCTCTTTGTACACCTGTACGTCAAGAAATGACACAACTTAATATTGACTGTTTCGACCAAGGAAGAGTGACCAGGAGCGTTCTATTTACTCTGACGTTTACGTTTACTGCGACATTTCACCCCATTTTCAAGCAGAAGTCATGATCACCGTTCCTTCTACGTCTCGACTTACTTTCTAATCTATCGCAATTTTTAACGTTCGTTTTCCAGTCGCAGGTCTGTCGATCGATGTCGAAAGCCAAACCTACTGGACATCGAACCGATGCCAATCTAGTCACTCCGTTACTATCACTATTAAAGTCGCACCTATGGGAACAAAACACTTTTTGGTCAGTACCGGAGCGTTACCGGTAAAAGGGTTGGGTGACGGTTAAATACCTGACTACGTCCCTGCAGTCGTCGCCGACGGTCAACCTGAAGTATTCGTCTGCAGGTCTGTTTTGGCAGAGTTCCTCTGGGGTTTCGTCCGCCTGTCCGTTCTGGTCGTCTTGGGCCAGCACTGGGGAAATTGAAAAGGTGCCTGAGAAGCTAATCGAGGAAACAGGGTGGCTGAGGGAGCTGTTCAAACGCGGGGCTACGCCCTCAGAATTACAAATTGCCCCCTCCTCCTCTTCCCCCCTCCCACTCTATCGAACCTTCGGGTCTTACCCCGTTCCGCGTTTTGTTGTTAGTTGGAAACGTACTGAATCGTTATGGAGAACCACAATGGCTTTTTTTGCCGATTGAAATCAAGGCTGCATCATGTGAAACGTGCCAGCGAGCGCTTTCCGGCATTCGAGGCATTAAGGTGCACTACCTCACAAAGAACTTTTACTTTTGCACCCATATTCACGAAACCAGTCTTCAAGGTTGATTTGTGCATTAATGCGTTTATGCAGCAAAGAGTTCGGGCCCGAGTGCAGCCACTGTCATCACAATGTACGAACGCTGAAATAGGCGTTAACTGTTTTTCCCCTGGGTGCAGGTGTTGCATATTAATCGCTCGATTAGTATTCTTTTCTCTTGGCACGAAACTGGGGGGCTAACTGTGCACAAGGAGCTTTTCCTGAATAACGATGCGCTTATGTGGTGGCATAAAGGCCGGATTTACATAATCGAGGTGGTCGATGCCTCACGCGTACATACTTTCTCTTCTAAGACTCCTTACGAATTCCGATGCGTTAATCGCCTTTGAAAGccgattaaaataaacaaaaaaacaaaaaaaccgaAGGCGATTCAGTTCTTGAACCCGAGAAACCTGTCGCGCGACCGAAAGATAAACGCAAAAAGGGTACTCACCCATGGCCCCAAGGAGCAGCGCCATCGAAAAACACATCCACTTGCCACCCATGGTGTCTATCTGGACACTACCCATGAAGTGAGTGTGGCGGGTTCGCAATTTATTTATAGGACGGCCGTTTTCGGCCTGCGCATGTGCGTATGGCGCACTTTCACCTACTAAAACGCGGCGGTTCTACAGACCAACTGGTGGTACCGCTCCATAGGTGCCTCTACTTATATTTTagatataataattttctggTTCTTCGGGGCCGAATAACGATAATTAGGAGACGCATGGGCGGCGGTTCATGAGCCGGTGGTCTCCATGCAGACGGTAGGTACCTTTGGGTGCGCAACCGTGCGGCTATTTATTACAAGACGGTTAGAAAGAAGAGACATAAACCTCGGCCGCTGACGCTCCACGAACCATCTAAACGTCGAGGGCTGCGGGGGTTGTCAATTAAACGCTTAAGAATTAGCCCTCTGCGTCTCTCTAACGGCCTAATTTTCGTCATTCCTGATCTGAGGCCCCTTTTCGACTTAACTTACGTTGCTTATTGTTCGGACAGCCGGTATGAAGTGACAATGAACGCAGAACCACCCCGTATCGCTCCTGGCTGAATACCTGATGCAATTGCAAACAGCGCGCGCCTAAATCCGCCATTTTGGCGAGAGCGGTTTCTGCAGGATCACATCAAAATGACGCATGCGCGTTCACTTTGCATATGCCGGAGATGCCTTGACACGTCATTTCTCCGGGAGCGATCCAAGCGCCACAGGCGGAAACCTGGGAGGCAGATCGTTCACGGGGAGCGATCCAACTTGGTGGTTCTGCCAACGACAGGGTTCGCGCGTCGTTGCGACGTCGTTCCCCGACGACCGCCGGCTTAACGGAAACTCGAGAATTGACGGAGTTTGCGCCTCCCCGTTCTTCCCAAGTTGATTTGGCGGCTGCGTGGGTGGGACAAATGATACGTCATCGTTTTTCTCCCGAAATTGTTCCCGGAAGTGGACATTTTCCGGCCCCTAGGAAACCATTCCGCTTCACGCTTCGTACGTCAACCAACCAAACCTGCGCCCATCAAAGGGGCCAACTCAAAACCGAAGACAATCGCTCATTCGTGCCATTCTACACCACTGGGCAGGTCCCACCTATAaacattcttgacgaaatccGCATATATAAAGAGAGTTGTTTGCTAAGAGTCCGCCCGTACATTTGAATACCTTTAAAGTTAATGCTCTAAAGAGGTCTCCCTGGAATCATTCGGCCGCCATTAATTAACTATTGATGCATAATAGTCAATTAACCATAACCGATTCGTGCGAGACACAATTAAGGAAAAGAAAGCTTTAGTTTCTCAAGTAGGAATTCTTGCACTAATGGAGGAAAGGtcattatttctaaaatgCTAAATGGTGGTTTGCCTTGAGGGCGGCTACTTCCTTGACATTTCTGGAAGCTTTCTAGGTTCATTCCAATGAggatttttgaagaattagCGTACATCGAATGTGTCGATATAATCGCTCAATATGCACGAGCTTATTTAATCTGTTTAGGGTAATGTAATCAAGGCGCCTCATAACAGGTTtctaaatgttaattattaccTAACACTCGGTTGAGAGAtgattttatacaaaatcaGACGGCATTCACGAACAAATTGCATATTATATGAGCAACCATTGGCATCTAGAAAGCATTTATAATAATCATTTAACTCGGATGGTTTCTTAAGCTGGTCGCGCATCCAATATTTAGCAACTGGTTCCTTGTGTTTGTTTGGCAATCGCTATGGGAGTCCTAAAAAGTGTCAGCTTCTTATCGCGACTTGTGCAAGCCCCGCAAACCGCTTTGCCCCAGAATCGAATCATTTGGTCATGCATGATATGTGAACATTTAGGCGTTTTTGCGTGAGGTCGTTGACGATTGCCCCACCACGGAAGACGGGTTGACGTTGGGCTTAGTGAGGATTAATTTCCCGCAGTAGGAACAGTCATTTTGTAGGAATGAGGTTTTGCAACTGCCAAGGCATacataatacatatttaaattgcaGATCGAATCTTATAAAAGAAACTGGCTCCCGTTATTGGGTAACCGATCGATAATCGTTAAGCATGCAAAAATCCGGGGTATGGTACGGCCGGAGTGTTTCAGAGGTTATCTAGGTCTAGGTATTATTTCGTTTCTTAAACTGATGAAATGCGTGAAACATCAGGGCGTGGCAGCAAATCcttctgtgtttgtgcaaattgCTGGAGTGCATGCAAGGGTAACCGCCTGCCTGGCCTGTCGAGGACCTTGGGCGGCTCGTTGAAACCACGCCAAGACAAATTTCGCTTAAGACCGACACTAAGCCGTTCCAAGAAGAACATTTCCTAATAATAAATGGAATGGTTTGTCGtataagaaaacaataataattaaatccaATGTCACGTCTTCGAAGGTAGGCGCACCAAAGAAGGTGTAACCATTGTATGGTAGGAAAAAAGCTTCGCCTTGAAGAGAATAGGTGCAACCACGTCACCTTTTCAACCAGAGAAGAAGACTCTAACGGTTTCGATTGGGGACGGAGCGTCGCTCAAATGCCCCGACGCtcaccatcatcatcatcatcatcattatcatcatcatcatcattgtCATCATCGTTGATGTTAACCGCTAGATAATCTCCCAAAATCCAAAAGTAAAAGTTGTTGTTCGGGCCGCTAATAGGTGAAACGCGGCATACCGGAGATTCACCTTGACATTAACGGCTTCTCGCTTTCATTCTTATCATCGAACGACCTCGAACTGAGGATGTGTCTTATCGTCCGATGACACGCAGGTGAAGTTAAAGGAACTCGTGAAGAACGCCCGGATTGTCGCCGGAGCCCTACCTGATCGTTGTCATGTCATCGTGCCCCGAGATCGTGATTGTAGGGGGTGCCTTCGAGGCCAGACCGCCGACGGCAGTGCTGGCGTGCGACTTGGCCGAGAGAACACTAAACGAGGCAAAGACAGTGTTTGGGCCCCCGCCTCTTTCGCTCAGTACCAATAATCTTCCCTTCGCCGTCTCGCAGGGCCAAGCACGGTCTAATTCCGGCTGGGAAGACCAATGGCTCGTCGTACTCGAGTTCGCCACGCGAATGTACAAAATGGCCGCCGAAAATGACTGCGAGCTGTCAGTCTCAGACGCACTGCTCCGTGGGGAAAACGAATTTTCTAGCCGCGGCCAAGTTTCATGGATATCTGGCTGTAATCTACGCGTTTAAACAATATGGAGACAAATAAGAGCGAAAAACGAACCACTCTCAGGACTGGTGGTGAAGAAAGGGCGGCTGCCCTCTTGCATAAAAAAAGCACGATAACAACGCTCGATGGCGGACGGCGACGTTGCCACGACGACTCGGGTTTCGTGAAGCACGGCCCTTAACACCCCGTGAATTCCGCTTGGGTTGCAGGCTTCCACTTTTTCAGTGCAATTTGAAATtacgagagagagagagagaaagagagggaGATATTGTGAGTCCGCCACATCCCTGCGCATCCATCCATCTCCTCCTTTGGAGCGTAGCTGCCAATCCTCTGgtcgtaaattaaatttgacagAGACACGAAATGGCGATAATAAGAAATTGCAAACAACTACTTAAGTCGAGTACCTACAACTCGTTGACATTTAAAAGTTGATTTACGATTCCCCAAACCGAAGTGTCAAGGCCCGTTCGCGAGCACACGACTTTATCAAGAAAATCGGTTCGGCTTGCAGGTTGGTGCACCGCGGCTCCTGCCATTAATTATTGTTGCatggaaaaaagtaaaagttgCCTCCTACGATGCACAACATTTGCATAAGCCTCTCATGGGATGTCTAGGAGTTGCGCAACCGGGGCTTAAATAAGTTAATGCATTTCGCCCCCTTCATTATCTAGGTGCCATCAGCGAGGAATGCGAGGCAGAAACAAAGGAACTAATGCGTCTGACGTTTCGTAATGATTAATGGTGGCGTGGGCGCACCTTTAGACCTGCATAGTTGCACATCTTTATTAGCATTCTCGGTGTTGTTGGACGATTGAGCTGCGTTTGACGATCCCCGTCGAAGGCCACTTCCTACAGCCGCAACAGTACGATTTCAGGGAACGTCTCCGTCCTGAGGTTTTAAGCGTAGGCTCGACGTGATTGTGGTCCCGGCCGAGGATCTGCCGAGAGCAAGTCAGGCCCGAATCACAATCACAATCACTTTCTCCATCTTGCTTTCACGTATGCTCGTATATCGAGAACGGAGTTACGCCATCAGACGTGTTTCGCTTTATTAGTGCCGAATCGGGCAGTAGTTGCGGTATTTCGCCACCTTTTTTTGTGATCCAACACATCCCCCGATTGAGCTTTTTATCTCGTTTGACCCAAATGTCCGGCTGGGAGCTTCCAAATAATATCGCTGACCTCCCTGGTAAACCAGATTGTAACCGGACCATGTTGCTCTCGGTGGCACACAACACCGGATTACCTTGGCATCTCCACAACCGAGATTCGAGATGTTTGTTCTTCGCAGTCGCTGCTTGCGAATTCCcgactttttttcttctttgttaGACTGGTTCTGGCTTCAAAATAAACCGGAATCTGATTATCGCCTCGTTATGCAACGCATACAATTTCATGGAATTTTTACGCCTTTCTCTCTGGTTCTGCGTCTTCGCGGGGCTCTTCACGGTCACGGTATTTCCGCCGATGATTAGCGCATCAAGGACCGACTTAAGCTTGTGGTTTCACAGAAAATGCATTAGCAGCTTCTTCGATCCTGCGGCCGTTAAATTTGTGTCAGCGACCACGCAGCCGCGTTGCGTAACCCGCTTGTTGTTGTGGGTCATAGATGGCAGTTCATAAATAAGCTGCTGCGCGGAGAAGAACTTGTCGAGAGAAAGGAAAGGGCCatggaatttcttaaaaattttattattcgcCTATTTATACAACATATAAATACAGAGTCTATAATGTTACACTGCTATGGCGCCACCATCCAGCGTTCCCAGATTATCTATGTACCTATATCAACAGTctacaattacaaaaattgtacaataacaaaacaattatttattacaatagTTTATATTAAGATCACGCATGCGCAGTCATCCTGATCAtatcataaaaatgttatttaaaaaaagagaaataaataCAAAGATCACTTTTGTCGTACCTACATGCTATCCTAAGCTGACTTAGAAGATACCGTCTCCAGTGGGGTCGTTCACCCATGGGTAGTTGTTGGGACATCTGACGCACGTCTGCAAATTGATGGTCTCCCCGGGTACCTCTTTGGAGGTGAGCTTGCAACTGTGAGGCACCCAGCAGGCGGGAGGTCCTTCGACGACGCACTTCTCCCTCCAGGGTTCGAAGTTCTTGGCCTCGGAAACGGTCCTCGGGTTCTGGATCCACTGGATGACTTGCGTCATGGTCACGAAGTAAACGTCGTTCCTGTTgctcagaatctcgtcgacccAGTAC
This window contains:
- the LOC136341852 gene encoding GTP-binding protein 10 homolog → MVQLTENLFNKVKKPLRNYLKQGFRDSLRILVSGGPGGNGLPKFGGVGGKGGDVIIEAKEAVTLETVFRANRSKKYLAEPGKSASHNFILGPPGQDRVFEVPVGISVITDYGKKLGELNSEGERLIIAKGGTGGHPKNGFLGTRGQSYPVKLDLKLLADIGLVGFPNAGKSTLLRAISDAKPKVASYAFTTVRPHLGMVTYEDHRQISIADLPGLIEGAYANKGMGHQFLKHIERTKLLLMIVDINGFQLSYQYPHRSCLETIMLLTKELEMYNPDLLCKPSILLVNKMDSDGSDKCYKEVKNTLNTFKDFISSYSEEMRPKNILQFTDVLPISAKTNDHDIKKVKNRLRAILDVMSELSAKEEVPDLYNDTRQLLTERGPSLV
- the verm gene encoding chitin deacetylase 1 isoform X2, with translation MGSVQIDTMGGKWMCFSMALLLGAMVLAQDDQNGQADETPEELCQNRPADEYFRLTVGDDCRDVVRCTKSGLKQITCPSGLAFDIDKQTCDWKGKVTNCNKLEKPRKIKPRLKTDEPICPDGKLACGDGECLAKEMFCNGKPDCKDESDENACSVDDDPNRAPDCDPTQCSLPDCYCSADGTRIPGALEPANVPQMITITFNGAVNVDNIDLYDEIFNGQRANPNGCQIRGSFFVSHKYTNYSAVQELHRKGHEIAVFSLTHKEDPNYWSSGSYDDWLAEMAGARLIIERFANVTDGSVIGVRAPYLRVGGNTQFEMMADQFFVYDSSITASLGRVPIWPYTLYFRMPHKCNGNAHNCPSRTHPVWEIVMNELDRRDDPTFDESLPGCHMVDSCSNIQTGDQFARLLRHNFNRHFNSNRAPLGLHFHASWLKSKKEFKEELIKFIEEMLARNDVYFVTNLQVIQWMQNPTELNGLRDFQEWKEKCDIKGQPYCSLPNSCALNTRELPGETLRLFTCMECPNNYPWILDPTGDGFSVRK
- the verm gene encoding chitin deacetylase 1 isoform X1, with the protein product MGSVQIDTMGGKWMCFSMALLLGAMVLAQDDQNGQADETPEELCQNRPADEYFRLTVGDDCRDVVRCDFNSDSNGVTRLASVRCPVGLAFDIDRQTCDWKTNVKNCDRLEKPRKIKPRLKTDEPICPDGKLACGDGECLAKEMFCNGKPDCKDESDENACSVDDDPNRAPDCDPTQCSLPDCYCSADGTRIPGALEPANVPQMITITFNGAVNVDNIDLYDEIFNGQRANPNGCQIRGSFFVSHKYTNYSAVQELHRKGHEIAVFSLTHKEDPNYWSSGSYDDWLAEMAGARLIIERFANVTDGSVIGVRAPYLRVGGNTQFEMMADQFFVYDSSITASLGRVPIWPYTLYFRMPHKCNGNAHNCPSRTHPVWEIVMNELDRRDDPTFDESLPGCHMVDSCSNIQTGDQFARLLRHNFNRHFNSNRAPLGLHFHASWLKSKKEFKEELIKFIEEMLARNDVYFVTNLQVIQWMQNPTELNGLRDFQEWKEKCDIKGQPYCSLPNSCALNTRELPGETLRLFTCMECPNNYPWILDPTGDGFSVRK